One stretch of Miscanthus floridulus cultivar M001 chromosome 18, ASM1932011v1, whole genome shotgun sequence DNA includes these proteins:
- the LOC136519626 gene encoding uncharacterized protein has product MPRRGKARIPSYGRQRANPYDLKPLPEGVPRPMCFCGDPCKVDISEDEETYRQRYWMCPNYAWEPTKQQRRASFTVPPLCDFEQWIDTEIKESDKQRLEGLKEWDAEVKERFEQRRRLEAIEKEHKEEEERRRVAAYRAEREKKLERVRRAKAAMEENPDAERKGKWPRCTQ; this is encoded by the exons atgccaaggcgtggtaaagctcgtattccaag ctatggtcgccagagggcaaatccctacgacctaaagcctctccctgaaggtgttcctcgaccaatgtgcttttgtggtgatccttgcaaggtagacatctctgaagatgaggaaacatatagacagaggtactggatgtgtcccaattatgcatgggaacctacaaagcaacagcgccgtgcatcgttt accgttccaccactgtgtgactttgagcagtggattgacactgagatcaaggagtcggacaagcagcgtctagaaggcctgaaggagtgggatgcggaggttaaggagaggtttgagcagagacgcagactggaggctatagaaaaggagcataaggaagaggaggaaaggaggcgtgttgctgcgtacagggcggagagggagaagaagcttgagcgtgtgcgccgagcgaaggcagcgatggaggagaatcccgatgccgagaggaagggaaagtggcctcgttgcactcagtag